CCGAAGGCGTTTTTGTTATATATTTAAAAACTTTAAAATTTAAAATGTAATCAAAATATTCTAATTCGCGAAGATCTTGAAGGTACCTCGTAAAACAAAAACATATTCTATATTATTATTTTTAAATGAAATATTGCGTTGGTGTCAGGATCCGGTCACGTGCTCGATTCACCGGATGTTCTCCAGGGAATCGCGCCCAGCGGCACAATATCTCACTACTGAGGTGTCACTCGCTCTCGATCCCAACCATCGAGCGGGATCCTCAGGGCATCCTGTGCGGCGAACGGAAAGGTTTATCTCTTTTTATAGGTCACCAGTTACCTCCAGTTCTGAATGGAGTTCTGAAGATGGGTTCCGAGATACCCGGTTCTGTAGAGGTGACCGAGCTCCTGCTTACGGCAGAGATATACAACAGGTTTGAGAGCCTGACAGAGGACGACCTGCCATCAAAGATAAGAAAGCACTACTTCGACCCGGAGCAGAGGGGAGTGAAACGCCCCATCTACGTCACCATCTCTGATGTCGAGAAGATCTGCAGCATAGAGGACGTGAGGAGCATCGCGAAGCGCCTCCCCTTCATCGATATAGAGGAGTTCGGATCCCAGCTGAGGCTGACAGTATTCGATCTCGGTGCCAGATGGTTTGCCAGGGAGGGAATCGAGCGGGTGAGGTCGAACCCCGTGCTCGCTTACTACTACGAGAGCTATGATCATCTCGATGTCAGCTATGCAGAGGCTAGGCGCTCAAACAAGCCAAGATATGCAGACCGCGAATGGATCGAGGCCAAGATCAAGGAGCTTCAGGAGTCGGTACAGGACTCGGAGGATATGCTGAAGCTCGTCCAGATAAGATCGCCTGAGGACATCAGAGAGCGTATCGAGGATCTGGTGCTGACCGATGAGCAGAGGGGCGAGATATCAAAGATAGAGAAGGCGATAGAACACAGGGAGTACCTTCGCAGGGTCGGCTTGAGGGAGATAGGAAAGAGCCTCTTCGTCGGCTCTCCCGGCACAGGGAAGACGACGACCGCGAGGGCGATCGCAGAGTGGCTTGGTGTACCGCTCATAGAGGTCAGGCTCTCGATGATCACCAGCCAGTACCTGGGCGAGACCTCGAAAAACATCGACAAGGTCTTCGACCTGGCCAAGCGGCTCAGCCCCTGCGTCCTCTTTGTGGATGAGTTCGACTTCGTGGCGAAGACGAGGACCTCAGATGAGCACGGCGCGATAAAGAGAGCGGTAAACACCCTCCTGAAGGCTATCGATGAGATAAGCCTGGTGGAGGATGGAGTCCTGTTCATAGCTGCAACAAATCATCCACAGCTTCTGGATTACGCTGCGTGGCGGAGGTTCGATAAGGTTCTGGACTTCCCGCTGCCTGACAAGCTGATGCGCCGGAGGATCCTGGAGAAGATACTGTCGAGGATGGAGGCTGAGGTGGATATCGAGGAGATCGCGAGCCTTACCGATGGTTATTCAGGATCAGATCTGCGCCTGGTTGTCCGTGAGGCGGTGCTGAACGCCCTTCTGGAGGACCGCAAAACCCTCAAGCATATCGATCTCCTGCGCGCAATAGAGGACTTCGAGCACAGGATCAGGGAGCACAGAGGTAGAGTGGCTTTATGAGAGTCGTGATGCTGGGAACTGGCGATGCTATAGGCACGCCGAAGATAGGATGCAGGTGTCCCACATGCGTCGATGCCCTCAACGGAGGAAGGAGCCGCAGGCTGCGCTTCTCGATACTTCTGGAGAGCGACGAGGGCAGAGTGCTCATCGATACGAGCCCGGATCTGAGATGGCAGCTCATCAGGATGGGCATAAGCAAGGTTGACGCAGTCATCTGGACGCATGCGCATTACGATCACTACGCCGGCTTTGGCGACTTTCACAGGGTGCAGAACCATGTCCCTGTATACGCAACCCGGAGCACCATGGACTACATAATCAGCTATCTCTACTTCCTGAAGCCGCAGCGGCATGATGTGAAACCCATGGAGACCTTCGAGATCGCCGGGATGGAATTCACGCTCTTCGAGGTGAACCATCCGCCGGTCGAGACCATGGGCGTGCTGGTTTCCGCTGGTGGTAAAAGGGTCGTCATAACAAGCGATACAAGCGACTCGCTATCAGAGGAGAGTCTGGATATCATGAGAGACGCGGATCTCTTCATCGCGGATGCTATAATGCCCCCCGGATACAAACTGAACAAGCACATGAACGCTGAGGAGGCGATCTCTCTGGCGCGGAGGCTGAACGTGAGACAGACCGTGCTGACGCACCTGAGCCACCTGTACCCGCCGCATGATGAGGCTGCGAAGAGGTGGCCGCTTGCACACGACATGATGTCCATCGTCCTGTGAGAGGTAGATCGCGCTGGCAATCCGGTCGATAAATTCAGATACGGTCGGGAGCCGATGACAACGGTATTAGCGCTTTAATGGCTTGCCAATGCACCATCCCAGCAGCATTGTTTGCAAGAGTCTCAGCAGTTCGCCTGAAAAGTTGGAGAGTAACCATGATAAGCATGCTTCTTGCGGATTCTGAGCTTGAGCTTGTGCCGAGAGAGATCGTGGGGTATCCGGCGGTCCGGCTCAACGCCAGGAGGAGGAACAAATCGCCTGCGAAGAGTCTTCTGGATGCCAGTCTCCACCACTCCGCGATGCGGTCTCTTCCCATGGGCGATCGCCGCGGGAGGCCGGATATAGTCCACATCTTCCTTCTTGTGGCTCTGGAATCGGTGCTGAACAGGATGGGTCAGCTCAGGGTCTGCATCCACACAAGGAACAACGAGATGATAACCATAGACCCCACGACCAGGATACCAAAGAACTATCCCCGGTTTGTGGGCCTGATGGAGAGCCTCTTCGAGGCGGGGAGTGTGCCGGAGAGGGAGCCGCTCATTGTGATGCAGAGGGGCCGGGATATAGGCGCATGCATACGCGAGATACCACACGAAAAGGTCATCCTACTGTCCCCGAGGGGGAGAATGGTCAGGCTCAGCGATTACGTGAGGGGATGCGATGGCGCGCTCTTCATACTCGGCGGCTTTCCGAAGGGGGAGTTCATAAGCGATGTCAGCTCTGAAGCGGACGAGACGATATCAATCTACGGAGAAAGCCTCCCGGTCTGGACCGTGGCATCTGAGATACTCGTCAACTATGAAAACCACGTCCTGGAGAGATCTGAGCAGAGCGGTATAAAATAAATCGCGACCACCGAAATCTGAAAAACGTATGCATTGGCCATCGGTTAAGGGTCTTATGTAAATATATTGATCATTAAATTTGACGAATTGAGATCTCCCCATGGTGGAGAGTTTGATTCAAATCGACCGCCTGTGGACTCGAGTCCTGATAGCAGTACTTAGGCGAGATAAGACTATTAAGTCAAATTCTACACATGTCGATCTTAACCGATGACGCATGAAAACGTATGCGGTGTTGGGGCATGCAGCCTTCAGGCAGTTCGAATGCAGGCAGATCCCATGCTAATCCTGCTCAGAGGCCTCCTTCAGAACATCATGCACCCTCTTCAGATCCTCGAGCAGCTTGACGCCCTTTTCGGTCGTTTTGTATGTCACAGTTGAGCCCTGCGAGATCTCAATAAGGCCACGGGCGATCAGAAGATCCAGGTACGGGTTGACTGTCTTGAAGTTCAGGTTCACCTGGTAGACTATAGCGGTCTTCGTGGCACCGCCAATGCATTTCTGAAGTATCTCAGATATTATGCTCAGCTTGTCTCTCTTCAGCACCATCTTCTCATGTCCGGATATGCGATCAATTTAACAATATCCTAAATGTCTCACTCATCTCTCGCAGACATTATATAAAGATTTTATCGCAAATCAGGGCCCTGCTCAGCCTGAAAGTCTCGACTTTGTACACCAAACGCTCTTATGTACTCATCAACTTGGATATCAGACGGCTCAGAGCGAATGTCAGATGTTCTGGGGCTCGACGGCTATCTATGTTATGCGCAACCCTTTTATTCTTTGCTCTTGAGTCAACCTCGCTGTCAATCAGAAGACAACCCGAAGATACTTTGAGCCATCACTACCCCAGATGGTGGGTGAATCTGCATTGCGGGTTCTTTAGATGGGAAGAGGAAAATCCAAAAAACATGCGAGGAGCCGGATGGCAGCGATCCCCCAGCAGGATGTAAAAGCAGGATGCTCCTCCATTCGGTGGGTCACAGTCGATGTTCTTTGCGGAGGGCAGGCAGAGTGATAGACAGATTTCCAGAGGTACCGGCGAGGATTGAGGGGCTGAGGGAGCTGGCATGCAACCTCTGGTGGTCATGGCACCATCAGGCCAGGGATCTATTTAACATGCTGAATCCCGCTGCATGGCAGCTCAGCGTTCACAATCCTGTGAAGCTTCTCCACGAGATCGATAGATCTGTGTTAGAGAGAGCGGCTGAGAATGAGCATTTCCTGAGACATTACGATGCGGTCATCTCAAGGTTCAGGTCCGAGATGAGGGCAAAGGGTGGATGGTTCCCATCCCACATCAGAAACCCGATGAACTTGCCAATCGCATACTTCTCAGCTGAGTATGGCCTACACCACTCGATGCCGTTCTACGCCGGCGGCCTGGGATTCCTGGCTGGCGATTACCTCAAGGAGTGCAGCGATCTCAGGCTTCCCGTCATCGGTGTGGGCTTCATGTACCCCGGTGGGTACCTCAGGCAGAGGCTGTCTCCAGATGGCTGGCAGCTGAGCGAGAGCGAGATCCTGGACAAGAGCCACGCGCCGATATCCCAGGTGCTCGATGAAAATGGCAAACCACTGCTCGTGAGGGTCCCGGTGATAGAGCCTCCGATATATGTGGGGGTTTGGAAGCTCAGGATCGGCAGGATCCCGCTGTACCTCCTGGACACAGACGTCGAGGCGAACGACCCATGGAACCGGGGGATATCATCACGCCTCTACATCGGAGATGCTGAGCAGAGGCTGAGGCAGGAGATAGTGCTGGGCATTGGCGGCATGAGCGTGCTTGAGAGCATGGGCATAGATAATCTGGTCCTGCATCTCAACGAAGGCCACCCTGCATTCGCGGTCCTGGAGAGGCTCAGGCACCTCACAGGAAAGGGAATGAGCTGCAGTGACGCCATCGATTACATCAGGAGAACGACCGTGTTCACAACGCACACTCCCGTTCCGGCGGGCCATGATATATTCCCGTTCCATCTCATGGAGAAGTACTTCAACTCGTATCTGCCCTCGATCGGACTCACTCGCGATCAGTTCTTCAGGCTGGGCATAGATCCGGCAAACCCGCAGGCCGGGTTCAACATGACCGCATTCGCGATGCGGATGTCCCTGTACAGGAACTGCGTCAGCAGGAGGCATCTGGAGGTCACCGAGTCGATGTGGCGGCATCTGATCTCCGAGCTAAAATCGAACGGCATAGTCATCGATTATGTCACCAATGGCGTGCACATACTCACCTGGCTCGATCGCGGCATGGAGGATCTCTTCAACAGGTATCTTGGACTCGGATGGCTGGAGGAGCACGACGATCCCTCCATATGGGAGCTTGTGGACGATATACCCGACAGAGAGCTCTGGATGGCGCATCGGATGGCCAAGATGAGATTGATAACAACGATAAGGGAGCGCGCGAGGCTCAGGTGGTCCATGGACAACGCGGATCCGAGGATAATAGTCGCGTCTGGTGTGCTTTTTGACCCATCTGTCTTCACAATAGGCTTCGCGCGGAGGTTTGCCACATACAAGAGGGCCACGCTGATACTCCAGGACCTGAATCGCCTCAGGGGCATATTGAACAACGAGGACATGCCTGTTCAGATAGTATTCGCAGGCAAGGCGCATCCTGCGGATGACACAGCCAAGCAGATCATCCAGAAAGTCTACAACATAGCGAAGGATCCGAGCTTCGGGGGGAGGATAGCGTTCGTCGAGGACTATGATGAGCAGCTCGCTCAGTACATGGTCCATGGTGTCGACCTGTGGCTGAACACGCCGCAGCCGCCGCTCGAGGCATCCGGCACCAGCGGCATGAAGGCGATGGTCAACGGCGTGCCACAGCTCAGCGTTCTGGATGGATGGTGGATAGAGGGATACAACGGCAGAAATGGCTGGGCATTCGAGGGCGCAGAGGGCGCTGATCGGGATATCAGGGATGCGCACAGCCTGTACGATCTTCTGGAGAACGATATCGTGCCCCTGTTCTACAGGGTGGAGAACAACGATGGGGTGCCGCATGGCTGGGTCAGGGTCATGAAGGAGGCGATAAAGAGCACCGCGCCCAGGTTCTCCTCGAGGAGGATGGTGAAGGAGTACACTAGCAAGTTCTACGTGAACGCCCTGGATGCAGCCAGCAGCTTCAGCACGAGCGAGACACGATGACTGCGAAACTGCCTGTTCAGAGATGCACAGAGGTGCTATCTCACCCTGCGATTCGTTCTCATGCATTCAGCAACTTGGAGGCCATGAAGGCCGGTTGCTGAGTGCACCCATTCGCTCGCCAGGCCTTCGACGCAGTCGAAGATAAGTCGAAACGGGCGCATAGCATGATTGGTGCCTCTTCGAGCAAGTCATCAGATGGTTATGAGCGGGATACATTGGTCATCGGTTAAGGATTTTATGTAAATATATTGATCATGAAATTTGACAGATTGAGATCGCGCCAGATCGGTGAGTTTGATTCAAATCGACCGCCTGTGGACTTGAGTCCTGATAGCAGTACTGAGGCGAGATAAGACTATTAAGTCCAACTCTACACATGTCGATCTTAACCGATGACGCATGGAGCGAGATATGAGCGCCTGTGATTTAACGCACGCTGCTGTCAGGGAAGCTCGATCGTCCCGACTATCCTCAGCTTTCCTCCCTCCGGGTATGTCATGAGTGCCCTGTCCCCTGGAAGATGCACGAGAGGTTTGTCCAGGGAGAGTGTCAGATCAGGGCTCCGCGGATCGCCGGAGGTCGATTCGATTCTCGCAGGCACGTACTGCATCCAGTGCCCCAGGTGAAGCACCATCCCCTCTCTCAGGGGAGACTGCCAGTACCTCACGAGCTCTGCTTCCGATCTGAGGCTGGTGGAGGTTTTCACAGCATCGTTCGTGGTCAGAACCGTTCCCCGATCGAGCTCCGAGACCTCTATGCCCTTAAGCGCAAGACCTGCCCGCTCCCCCGTGCTCGCGCTCTCGAAATCCTCGTCGTGCTTCTGTATGGATCTCACCTGGGCATTCTTACCCTCAGGCAGAACCCGAAGGATATCGTGCTTTCTGATGGTTCCCTCTGCAACATTCCCCAGGACGACTGTCCCGACTCCCCGAACGTTGAAGAAGTGATCGACAGGTAGCGTCCCGGATGCGCTTTCCTCATGCACCACAGCATCAGCATCTTCAAGAAGACGCTCGCGTATCTCTATGGGATTGTCATCAATCACAGAATACCTCTCGACAGCAGTGGAGCGGACAAGAGGCGCGATTTGCTCCTCTGATATGTAGTTTTTGAGCACAATACAGCCATCGCGAATGCCCATGCAGTCCAGGGCGATAACTGCCTCCCCAAAGAGCTGGTCAATCTTCTCCACAACTAGGATGGCCCTGCGAGCCATTGACAGGGCATAGAAGAGCGGCGCAAGTCGGTCAGGATACCTGGTGGGCTCGACGAAGGTCACAGTCGTCTCGCCTCTCTTGAGGTTGTAAAATGTGATATCGCTTGCTGTACCCCTCTTTCCCAGATCCTTCGAGAACTCTGCTTTACCGAGCACCGCCACATTGAGGTTTGGCATGGGCTGAATGGAATTCAGACCGGAGTTATAGGCCTTGCGGTTGCCTTCGACTGCCAGGGCCAATGGTCGTCCACTTTATGCACCAAGCGCGCCAGGCGACGCATCCGTATCAATGAAGCTGTCGTCAAACCGCAACAGCAACCGGCGCGCAGGTGCCGTGCCCCCGGGAACCCATCCGACCATCAAGGGCCATGTTCCGAGGCTGGATCAGTGCTGTTTGGCTGCTCTTGTCCGTTGCTCGTTCACAAATACATTGGTCTGGCCATGCGCTCCCCGCGAATGGTTGCTTCCAGCATCCAGGCTGCATGGCCTCCACGCTGCCAACCACATGAGAGCGATTCAGACAAATCCGGAAGAAGACTTCGATGCGGAGTGCCGGATCAAAACTGTATATCCTGCTAAAAGTCCAGGAGGGATCGCTGCTTCTGAGCCCGCTGATCGAAATGGTGGAGACTCTTCTGCGATCTGCACTGGAGCAGGCTCTCCCTGCCCACATCAAATGGCGTGAAGAGCCTGAGAACAGGCGGAAGGAGCTGCTTCTCAATGTAATATTCTGTATCCACCGGAAGGTTGTTCTCCACAGCATACTCCGGATCCTCAGCCCTGTCGACGAAGAGCGTCTTTCTGCCGCCCCTGACTATTATGAACGCGACTCTGTCGCCCACGCCCGGGACCCTCCCGCCGCGCCT
The Methanothrix sp. DNA segment above includes these coding regions:
- a CDS encoding 16S rRNA methyltransferase encodes the protein MISMLLADSELELVPREIVGYPAVRLNARRRNKSPAKSLLDASLHHSAMRSLPMGDRRGRPDIVHIFLLVALESVLNRMGQLRVCIHTRNNEMITIDPTTRIPKNYPRFVGLMESLFEAGSVPEREPLIVMQRGRDIGACIREIPHEKVILLSPRGRMVRLSDYVRGCDGALFILGGFPKGEFISDVSSEADETISIYGESLPVWTVASEILVNYENHVLERSEQSGIK
- a CDS encoding MBL fold metallo-hydrolase, with the protein product MRVVMLGTGDAIGTPKIGCRCPTCVDALNGGRSRRLRFSILLESDEGRVLIDTSPDLRWQLIRMGISKVDAVIWTHAHYDHYAGFGDFHRVQNHVPVYATRSTMDYIISYLYFLKPQRHDVKPMETFEIAGMEFTLFEVNHPPVETMGVLVSAGGKRVVITSDTSDSLSEESLDIMRDADLFIADAIMPPGYKLNKHMNAEEAISLARRLNVRQTVLTHLSHLYPPHDEAAKRWPLAHDMMSIVL
- a CDS encoding EF-Tu/IF-2/RF-3 family GTPase translates to MPNLNVAVLGKAEFSKDLGKRGTASDITFYNLKRGETTVTFVEPTRYPDRLAPLFYALSMARRAILVVEKIDQLFGEAVIALDCMGIRDGCIVLKNYISEEQIAPLVRSTAVERYSVIDDNPIEIRERLLEDADAVVHEESASGTLPVDHFFNVRGVGTVVLGNVAEGTIRKHDILRVLPEGKNAQVRSIQKHDEDFESASTGERAGLALKGIEVSELDRGTVLTTNDAVKTSTSLRSEAELVRYWQSPLREGMVLHLGHWMQYVPARIESTSGDPRSPDLTLSLDKPLVHLPGDRALMTYPEGGKLRIVGTIELP
- a CDS encoding ATP-binding protein, coding for MGSEIPGSVEVTELLLTAEIYNRFESLTEDDLPSKIRKHYFDPEQRGVKRPIYVTISDVEKICSIEDVRSIAKRLPFIDIEEFGSQLRLTVFDLGARWFAREGIERVRSNPVLAYYYESYDHLDVSYAEARRSNKPRYADREWIEAKIKELQESVQDSEDMLKLVQIRSPEDIRERIEDLVLTDEQRGEISKIEKAIEHREYLRRVGLREIGKSLFVGSPGTGKTTTARAIAEWLGVPLIEVRLSMITSQYLGETSKNIDKVFDLAKRLSPCVLFVDEFDFVAKTRTSDEHGAIKRAVNTLLKAIDEISLVEDGVLFIAATNHPQLLDYAAWRRFDKVLDFPLPDKLMRRRILEKILSRMEAEVDIEEIASLTDGYSGSDLRLVVREAVLNALLEDRKTLKHIDLLRAIEDFEHRIREHRGRVAL
- a CDS encoding winged helix-turn-helix domain-containing protein, with the protein product MVLKRDKLSIISEILQKCIGGATKTAIVYQVNLNFKTVNPYLDLLIARGLIEISQGSTVTYKTTEKGVKLLEDLKRVHDVLKEASEQD
- the glgP gene encoding alpha-glucan family phosphorylase, with protein sequence MIDRFPEVPARIEGLRELACNLWWSWHHQARDLFNMLNPAAWQLSVHNPVKLLHEIDRSVLERAAENEHFLRHYDAVISRFRSEMRAKGGWFPSHIRNPMNLPIAYFSAEYGLHHSMPFYAGGLGFLAGDYLKECSDLRLPVIGVGFMYPGGYLRQRLSPDGWQLSESEILDKSHAPISQVLDENGKPLLVRVPVIEPPIYVGVWKLRIGRIPLYLLDTDVEANDPWNRGISSRLYIGDAEQRLRQEIVLGIGGMSVLESMGIDNLVLHLNEGHPAFAVLERLRHLTGKGMSCSDAIDYIRRTTVFTTHTPVPAGHDIFPFHLMEKYFNSYLPSIGLTRDQFFRLGIDPANPQAGFNMTAFAMRMSLYRNCVSRRHLEVTESMWRHLISELKSNGIVIDYVTNGVHILTWLDRGMEDLFNRYLGLGWLEEHDDPSIWELVDDIPDRELWMAHRMAKMRLITTIRERARLRWSMDNADPRIIVASGVLFDPSVFTIGFARRFATYKRATLILQDLNRLRGILNNEDMPVQIVFAGKAHPADDTAKQIIQKVYNIAKDPSFGGRIAFVEDYDEQLAQYMVHGVDLWLNTPQPPLEASGTSGMKAMVNGVPQLSVLDGWWIEGYNGRNGWAFEGAEGADRDIRDAHSLYDLLENDIVPLFYRVENNDGVPHGWVRVMKEAIKSTAPRFSSRRMVKEYTSKFYVNALDAASSFSTSETR